A stretch of Sulfuricurvum sp. DNA encodes these proteins:
- the secF gene encoding protein translocase subunit SecF, translated as MELFKEDKVYNFLGKGKIFFFASFVLFFLAITIVATKGFSFGIDFTGGTVVQVKYTQTAPIDKIRESLQKSKLFEHATVTEFGSPQEVVIKTPSSTVGLNNDIGDTTKEILKGTGDFEIRRVDMVGPKVGDELRVKGLTAFLLTLMAIMATVTFRYEWRFALAAIIAIVHDIVITFGFVSYFEVDFNIESVAALLMILGYSIHDTIIVYDRVREHIEESKETNFVQIINEAVSRTQSRTTLTSLTVFFVVLTLFIFGGDIMMGFSFPMLIGVIVGTYSSIFVAAQLVVWTGFSVADYRQKMAEKVKMRAEKEKMRAQFEQGIV; from the coding sequence ATGGAGTTGTTTAAAGAAGATAAAGTCTATAACTTTTTAGGGAAGGGGAAAATATTCTTTTTCGCCTCATTTGTCCTTTTTTTCTTGGCCATTACGATTGTCGCTACGAAAGGATTCTCTTTTGGGATTGATTTCACGGGTGGAACGGTTGTCCAAGTAAAATATACGCAAACAGCACCGATTGATAAAATTCGTGAAAGTCTTCAAAAAAGTAAACTCTTTGAACACGCTACCGTCACTGAGTTCGGCTCACCCCAAGAGGTGGTTATAAAAACCCCTTCATCGACGGTGGGGCTGAATAACGATATCGGGGATACGACCAAAGAGATTTTAAAAGGGACGGGTGATTTTGAAATCCGTCGCGTTGATATGGTCGGGCCAAAAGTTGGAGACGAATTACGAGTTAAAGGGCTAACAGCGTTTTTACTCACATTAATGGCGATTATGGCGACAGTGACGTTTCGATATGAGTGGCGTTTTGCGTTAGCGGCGATTATCGCTATCGTCCATGATATCGTTATTACGTTTGGGTTTGTCTCTTATTTTGAGGTTGATTTTAATATCGAAAGTGTTGCGGCGTTGCTTATGATTTTAGGATATTCTATTCATGATACCATCATCGTTTATGACCGCGTTCGTGAGCACATCGAGGAATCCAAAGAGACTAATTTTGTTCAAATCATCAATGAAGCGGTTTCTCGTACTCAATCACGTACGACATTGACATCATTAACCGTCTTTTTCGTAGTATTGACCCTCTTTATTTTCGGCGGCGATATTATGATGGGCTTTAGTTTCCCGATGTTAATCGGGGTTATTGTCGGAACGTACAGCTCGATTTTCGTTGCGGCTCAGCTTGTTGTCTGGACAGGATTTAGTGTTGCTGATTATCGTCAAAAAATGGCTGAAAAAGTCAAAATGCGTGCCGAAAAAGAGAAAATGCGTGCTCAATTCGAGCAGGGCATAGTGTAA
- the secD gene encoding protein translocase subunit SecD: MKLNFRLVLLIAATIFGIVFSLPSLTQSERGAKVTLGLDLQGGLHMLLGVKTEEAVASQLKSVASGINRFAERNDIVIDSLSATSDMVTFELLDNDDAVALDGYLKKVEGTVVKATGGSYQVTIAPAEVEKLKVRAVDQAIETIRNRLDQFGLAEPTVAKQGVDKILVELPGIKTIEEEQRARELISRAAKLELMAIDEDRAMRVNDMDEAEATGFGDKILPDALQPNGKHLVREIPILDGTMLTNAQVGYDQNNNPTINFTLNSDGAQIFGDFTAKSVGKRLAIVLDGKVYSAPVINERIGGGSGQISGNYTTAEANDLAIALRSGALLAPIYMMEKRSVGPSLGADSIRASLLALVSGFGLVVLFMMFYYGLAGVIANLAVVINLFIILALMSLMGATLTLPGMAGIVLHIGLAVDANIIINERIREGFRAGIPTRRAIAEGYQKAMRAILDSNVTQLLACTILYVYGTGAIKGFAVTLSMGLLASMLTAIVGSYGIYQLFMHRIEKSKNYTLWFGMSRRKGA, translated from the coding sequence ATGAAGCTTAATTTCCGTCTCGTTTTACTGATCGCCGCTACAATTTTCGGGATAGTGTTTTCACTCCCTTCATTAACCCAAAGTGAACGCGGAGCAAAAGTAACCCTTGGTCTTGATTTGCAAGGCGGGTTACATATGTTGCTTGGGGTTAAGACTGAAGAAGCGGTCGCTTCACAACTCAAATCAGTTGCTTCAGGAATCAATAGATTTGCCGAACGCAATGATATTGTGATTGATAGCTTGAGTGCGACCTCTGATATGGTGACGTTTGAACTGTTAGATAATGATGATGCAGTTGCATTGGATGGATATCTAAAAAAAGTAGAGGGAACCGTTGTCAAGGCAACTGGTGGAAGTTATCAGGTGACAATAGCACCTGCTGAGGTTGAAAAATTAAAAGTTCGTGCCGTGGATCAAGCGATTGAGACAATTCGTAACCGCCTCGACCAATTCGGTCTTGCTGAGCCTACGGTTGCCAAGCAGGGTGTAGATAAGATTTTAGTAGAGCTTCCCGGTATCAAAACAATCGAAGAGGAACAGCGTGCTCGTGAGCTTATCTCACGTGCCGCTAAGCTTGAATTGATGGCGATTGATGAAGATCGTGCTATGCGTGTCAATGATATGGATGAAGCAGAAGCGACGGGGTTTGGAGATAAGATTCTCCCCGATGCATTGCAACCCAATGGGAAACATTTGGTTCGTGAAATCCCTATTTTGGACGGGACGATGCTTACCAATGCTCAAGTGGGGTATGATCAAAATAATAACCCTACAATCAATTTTACCCTCAATTCAGATGGGGCTCAAATATTTGGTGATTTTACCGCTAAAAGTGTCGGTAAGCGTCTTGCTATCGTATTGGATGGGAAAGTCTACTCCGCTCCGGTCATCAATGAGCGTATTGGTGGAGGAAGCGGGCAAATTAGTGGAAACTATACGACTGCTGAAGCGAACGATTTGGCTATCGCACTCCGCTCAGGAGCGTTGCTTGCACCTATCTATATGATGGAAAAACGCTCTGTCGGACCGAGCTTGGGTGCTGATAGTATCAGGGCATCACTTCTTGCTCTTGTGAGCGGTTTTGGACTGGTCGTACTTTTTATGATGTTCTATTACGGTCTAGCAGGTGTTATTGCGAATCTTGCGGTTGTTATCAACCTCTTTATTATTTTAGCATTGATGTCGCTGATGGGGGCAACGCTGACGTTACCGGGTATGGCAGGTATTGTTTTGCATATCGGGCTTGCGGTGGATGCGAACATCATCATTAATGAACGTATTCGTGAAGGGTTCCGTGCAGGTATTCCTACACGTAGAGCGATTGCAGAGGGATATCAAAAAGCAATGCGTGCTATTTTGGATTCTAACGTAACTCAATTGCTGGCATGTACTATCCTCTACGTCTACGGTACGGGGGCGATTAAAGGGTTTGCAGTAACACTCAGTATGGGACTTTTAGCTTCCATGTTGACTGCTATCGTCGGTTCATACGGGATTTATCAGCTCTTTATGCACCGTATTGAGAAAAGTAAAAACTACACCTTGTGGTTTGGAATGTCACGAAGAAAGGGGGCGTAA
- the yajC gene encoding preprotein translocase subunit YajC, with protein MEILTQLAPFVFLIAIMYFVIIRPQQQQAKKHAEMLNALTKGDRVVTSGGLIVEIKKVEEKFFVVKFNNDVDGRLVKEAVARKYEDEA; from the coding sequence ATGGAAATTTTGACTCAATTAGCCCCTTTTGTCTTTTTGATCGCGATTATGTACTTCGTTATCATTCGTCCTCAACAACAACAAGCGAAGAAACACGCTGAAATGCTTAATGCCCTCACTAAAGGGGATAGAGTAGTTACAAGCGGTGGTTTGATCGTGGAAATCAAAAAAGTGGAAGAGAAATTCTTCGTAGTAAAATTTAACAACGACGTAGATGGGCGCTTAGTAAAAGAAGCCGTTGCGCGAAAGTACGAGGATGAAGCTTAA
- a CDS encoding apolipoprotein N-acyltransferase, protein MKLLTTRPYNLFIVPLFIALGFSLFIYAEYFHFTNKLLNTLTALGALYGLLHAPRIMLPIAGFWIGLLWFYWIGYSFQYYDLAWAQGVIAIGFGVVYALYFGVLGLTSNPFLRIVLLFGLTFIWPMDFNWMQPELIFVESYFGLSKWEFILILFSLTLSKYFSGFTKIFPLLLLLGAVHTSYTPPPIPNLKIKLVTTDIPQDIKWAESEQDRLNSENIDAIQEAIEQKYDLVVLPEASFALFMNHHKYLSAYLQKLSYQIPILTGTLYEENGLNYNVSYLFQNGTITVAKKTILVPFGEYIPLPSFIKEWVDRVIFGGASDFVTADKPTDFTIHGIKFRNAICYEATREELYTPEITYLIAMSNNGWFTPSIEPTLQNLLIRFYARKNHSVVFHSANSGGSGIVY, encoded by the coding sequence ATGAAATTGCTCACTACACGTCCTTATAATCTTTTTATTGTCCCCCTATTTATTGCATTAGGTTTTAGTCTTTTTATCTATGCAGAGTATTTCCATTTTACGAATAAATTACTCAATACCCTAACAGCACTCGGTGCACTTTACGGCTTACTTCACGCACCGCGTATCATGTTGCCTATTGCTGGTTTTTGGATTGGGCTATTGTGGTTTTATTGGATAGGGTACAGTTTTCAATACTACGATTTAGCGTGGGCACAAGGGGTTATCGCTATCGGTTTTGGAGTCGTATATGCTCTTTATTTCGGGGTATTGGGGCTAACCTCTAACCCCTTTTTACGAATCGTATTATTGTTTGGATTGACCTTTATCTGGCCGATGGATTTCAACTGGATGCAACCGGAACTTATCTTTGTTGAGAGCTATTTTGGGCTTTCTAAATGGGAGTTTATCCTAATCCTTTTTTCCCTCACACTGAGCAAATATTTTAGCGGTTTCACAAAAATTTTCCCGTTGCTACTTCTTTTAGGAGCCGTTCACACTTCGTATACACCGCCACCTATCCCCAATCTAAAAATCAAACTCGTCACCACCGATATCCCCCAAGATATTAAATGGGCAGAGTCGGAACAAGATCGTTTAAACAGTGAAAATATTGACGCTATCCAAGAGGCAATTGAGCAAAAATACGATTTAGTTGTCCTACCGGAAGCCTCATTTGCCCTTTTTATGAATCACCATAAGTACCTAAGCGCCTACCTTCAAAAACTCTCTTACCAAATCCCGATTTTAACGGGTACTCTCTATGAAGAGAACGGTTTAAATTATAACGTCTCCTATCTGTTTCAAAACGGAACCATCACCGTCGCTAAAAAAACGATTTTAGTACCGTTTGGAGAGTATATTCCCCTTCCAAGTTTTATAAAAGAGTGGGTTGATAGAGTAATCTTTGGAGGAGCTTCCGATTTCGTTACCGCCGATAAACCGACCGATTTTACGATACATGGCATCAAATTCCGAAATGCTATTTGCTACGAAGCAACACGAGAAGAGCTTTATACACCTGAGATTACATACCTCATTGCTATGAGTAATAACGGATGGTTTACCCCCTCTATTGAGCCGACATTACAAAATCTTTTGATACGATTTTATGCACGAAAAAATCATTCGGTTGTCTTTCATTCGGCAAATAGCGGAGGAAGCGGGATAGTGTATTAG
- a CDS encoding ion transporter: MKSIVENLYECLETPKKLRWGTTIQFIIFLMIILNIIGMSLDTVQELHNSYYAWFDFIEIITVSFFMFELILRYISIGYKQEYKGWKGRIKFTFTPFILIDIISILPTFLTFFGFNSSFLRILRLFRVFKLLRVSKVSSFERALKRVFVTDRENLLMTFASIGIILIILTIIVYFVENNAQPKIFSSIPQTLWWAVVTLSTVGYGDMYPITVFGRIITAIITMIGIAFYAIPGSLFTVALIEEIKMENAKKHELS; the protein is encoded by the coding sequence ATGAAGTCAATAGTCGAAAACCTTTATGAATGTTTAGAAACCCCAAAAAAGTTAAGATGGGGTACGACTATACAGTTCATAATATTTTTGATGATTATTTTAAATATTATTGGGATGTCTTTAGATACTGTTCAAGAGTTGCATAACTCCTACTATGCATGGTTCGATTTCATAGAAATAATTACAGTAAGCTTTTTTATGTTTGAATTAATACTCAGATATATATCAATAGGGTATAAACAAGAATATAAAGGCTGGAAGGGAAGAATAAAATTTACTTTTACACCTTTTATCTTAATTGATATTATTTCAATTTTACCAACATTTCTTACATTCTTTGGATTTAATTCATCATTTTTACGAATTTTGCGACTTTTTAGAGTCTTTAAATTATTACGTGTGAGTAAAGTGTCAAGCTTTGAACGAGCATTAAAACGGGTTTTTGTAACCGACCGTGAAAATTTACTCATGACATTTGCATCAATTGGTATTATTTTAATTATTCTTACAATTATTGTATATTTTGTTGAAAACAATGCTCAACCAAAAATATTTTCCAGTATCCCACAAACACTATGGTGGGCTGTAGTAACATTAAGTACTGTCGGGTATGGAGATATGTATCCAATAACAGTGTTTGGTAGAATTATTACAGCAATAATTACAATGATTGGGATTGCTTTTTATGCAATACCTGGAAGTTTATTTACTGTGGCACTAATCGAAGAAATTAAAATGGAAAATGCAAAGAAACATGAACTGTCATAG
- a CDS encoding acetyl-CoA carboxylase biotin carboxylase subunit — translation MIEHKKINKILIANRGEIALRIIRACKELDIKSVVVFSEVDVNGVWVRKADECYPIMGDPIQAYLDYDRIISLAKKADCDAIHPGYGFLSENADFAQACADNGIIFIGPKPEHIALFGDKMASKVAMRAVGVPMLPGTDEPIDNVEDAEKIAIGIGFPVIIKAAFGGGGRGMRIVERAEDFKEMYESATQEALRFFSRGETFIEKYLKNPRHIEIQIVADKYGNVVHLGDRDCSIQRRHQKVIEIAPSPLLNEDTRRELYRISTKAMFKLGYESVGTIEYLVDQDDNIYFIEMNTRVQVEHPVTEVISGIDLIQRMIQIAEGDQLKFLQEEIKLRGYAIEFRLNAENPKMGFVPSPGLITNYLAPGGPGVRLDSMAYTNYLIPSNYDSMIGKLIVSALTWEDVVRKARRALDEFIIEGVPTNIPLHRQIVCDQDFIDGTIDTGYLDTKLQHFNLDAITNMNYEEAKMKHITSVIEAIKRNNLNVRH, via the coding sequence ATGATAGAGCATAAAAAAATCAATAAGATATTGATTGCAAATCGTGGCGAGATCGCATTGCGTATTATACGGGCTTGTAAAGAGCTTGATATCAAAAGTGTTGTTGTTTTTTCTGAAGTTGACGTAAACGGAGTTTGGGTTCGCAAAGCGGATGAATGTTATCCGATTATGGGAGATCCGATTCAAGCGTATCTTGATTATGATCGTATTATCTCTTTGGCGAAAAAAGCAGATTGTGATGCAATCCATCCGGGTTACGGGTTTCTCTCTGAAAATGCCGATTTTGCTCAAGCATGTGCTGATAACGGAATTATTTTCATCGGACCAAAACCGGAACATATTGCCCTTTTCGGGGATAAAATGGCATCGAAAGTCGCTATGCGTGCTGTAGGTGTTCCGATGCTTCCGGGTACGGATGAGCCAATTGATAATGTTGAAGATGCAGAAAAAATTGCTATCGGAATCGGATTTCCGGTTATCATCAAAGCAGCATTCGGCGGTGGCGGACGCGGTATGCGTATCGTCGAGCGTGCGGAAGATTTTAAAGAGATGTACGAATCAGCGACCCAAGAGGCATTACGTTTCTTTAGCCGTGGTGAAACATTTATCGAAAAATACTTGAAAAACCCTCGTCACATCGAGATTCAAATTGTTGCCGATAAATATGGGAACGTTGTCCACCTCGGAGATCGTGACTGCTCTATCCAACGTCGTCACCAAAAAGTGATCGAAATCGCACCTTCACCTCTTTTAAATGAAGATACCCGCCGTGAACTGTATCGTATTTCGACCAAAGCGATGTTCAAGCTTGGTTATGAGAGTGTCGGGACTATCGAATATCTCGTAGACCAAGACGATAATATTTATTTCATCGAAATGAATACCCGTGTTCAGGTTGAACATCCGGTTACTGAAGTTATTTCAGGGATCGATTTGATTCAACGGATGATCCAAATAGCTGAGGGTGACCAACTCAAATTTTTACAAGAAGAGATTAAACTTCGTGGATACGCCATCGAGTTCCGTCTCAATGCCGAAAATCCAAAAATGGGGTTTGTCCCATCTCCTGGTTTGATCACCAACTACCTTGCGCCAGGTGGTCCGGGAGTTCGTTTGGATAGTATGGCGTATACCAACTATCTAATCCCATCAAACTACGATTCGATGATCGGAAAATTGATTGTCTCTGCATTGACATGGGAAGATGTGGTGCGTAAAGCACGCCGTGCATTGGATGAATTTATCATCGAGGGTGTACCGACTAATATTCCTCTTCACCGTCAAATCGTTTGCGATCAAGATTTTATCGACGGTACAATTGATACTGGGTATCTTGATACAAAATTACAACATTTTAATCTTGATGCGATCACTAATATGAATTATGAAGAGGCTAAAATGAAACACATTACCTCTGTTATCGAAGCTATCAAGAGAAATAATCTCAACGTTCGTCACTAA
- the cysK gene encoding cysteine synthase A — translation MNIAANITELIGNTPLVRLNVPTQTAGATILGKCEFMNPTSSVKDRIGFNMIKTAMDEGKITQDTLIIEPTSGNTGIALASICAALGLKLTLTMPESMSMERRNLLKALGANLVLTPASLGMKGAIDEANALVTSNSNAIVLQQFSNPANPEIHRKTTAQEILRDTDSNVDIFVAAVGTGGTLTGTGEALRAVLPNIQIIAVEPRDSCVLSGGNPGPHKIQGIGAGFIPDVLNTTLYNEVISVSNEDAIKTSKELAKTEGILVGISAGANVYAAMQVASRPENQGKTVVTILCDTAERYLSTALFEA, via the coding sequence ATGAATATTGCTGCCAACATCACTGAACTTATCGGTAATACACCACTTGTCCGTCTTAACGTCCCCACTCAAACTGCCGGTGCAACGATTTTAGGTAAATGTGAATTTATGAACCCTACAAGCTCCGTCAAAGACCGTATTGGTTTTAATATGATTAAAACGGCAATGGATGAGGGGAAAATTACTCAAGATACTTTGATTATTGAACCAACGAGCGGAAATACCGGAATCGCCCTCGCCTCTATCTGCGCGGCATTAGGTCTCAAACTCACCCTAACGATGCCTGAATCAATGTCTATGGAGCGTCGCAATCTCCTCAAAGCATTAGGGGCAAATCTCGTCCTCACTCCTGCATCTTTGGGTATGAAGGGGGCGATTGATGAAGCCAATGCACTCGTCACTTCCAACTCCAATGCTATTGTGTTACAACAATTTTCCAATCCAGCAAACCCTGAAATCCATCGCAAAACAACTGCCCAAGAGATTTTACGCGATACCGACAGTAATGTCGATATATTTGTCGCTGCTGTAGGGACAGGAGGGACACTCACCGGAACCGGTGAAGCACTCAGAGCTGTATTACCTAATATACAAATCATCGCTGTAGAGCCGAGGGATTCATGTGTCCTCTCCGGCGGCAATCCCGGTCCCCATAAAATCCAAGGAATCGGGGCAGGATTTATCCCGGATGTCCTCAATACCACGCTCTATAATGAAGTGATTAGTGTAAGTAACGAAGATGCAATCAAAACCTCCAAAGAGCTCGCAAAAACAGAAGGAATTTTAGTGGGAATTTCTGCCGGTGCCAATGTTTATGCAGCAATGCAAGTTGCTTCACGCCCGGAAAATCAAGGCAAAACGGTAGTTACTATTCTTTGCGATACCGCTGAACGCTATCTCAGCACCGCCCTCTTTGAAGCCTAA
- a CDS encoding aminotransferase class IV family protein: MKPKTLLETIRCEDGVAHHLSYHQQRLDSTLQKLEYSTAYLLSELISPPDERLYRCRFLYDNKGYTIEYLPYTPKPISSLRIVHNNDIDYPLKYADRTELNALFEQRGICNDVVIAKNGNITDTTIANIAFYINHQWLTPDTPLLEGTTRSRLVNEGKIFVAPITISDALNAPRIALLNAMIGFFEMENVIIR; this comes from the coding sequence TTGAAGCCTAAAACACTATTAGAAACTATCCGCTGTGAGGATGGGGTAGCGCATCACCTCTCCTACCATCAACAGCGTCTTGATTCAACGCTCCAAAAACTTGAATATTCTACCGCCTACCTCCTCTCTGAACTTATTTCGCCACCGGATGAGAGACTCTATCGTTGTCGATTTTTGTATGATAATAAGGGGTATACTATTGAGTATCTCCCTTATACCCCAAAACCTATTAGCTCTTTACGCATCGTTCACAACAATGATATTGACTATCCGCTTAAATACGCCGACCGCACTGAACTTAATGCTCTTTTTGAACAACGTGGGATATGTAATGATGTGGTAATCGCTAAAAATGGCAATATTACCGATACAACCATTGCCAATATTGCCTTCTATATCAACCATCAATGGCTCACCCCCGACACCCCTTTACTAGAGGGGACAACCCGTTCACGTCTAGTAAATGAAGGGAAAATATTCGTAGCGCCTATTACCATTTCAGATGCACTAAACGCACCGCGTATTGCATTACTCAATGCCATGATAGGGTTCTTTGAGATGGAAAATGTTATAATACGGTAA
- a CDS encoding LysR family transcriptional regulator, producing MLKDFAKLLTFLTVVKEKSFSKASAKLGISQPAVTQQIKFIEDYLDTRIVERKKNGIKLTKEGEDLYRIAIKLEKAILTSEKDLLKIINKEFTFVVGASYAIGNYVLPNYLQQLKDKINNEVHIRVAFSEEIIDQLLDKKIDIALIESPIFKDGLIYREWEEDELVIFSNQPIPKQLRKEDLYKFDWICRDENSHTRKLTAEVFEEIGVECSSFSVIGVVASSTAIKETILRSPKNGERPVVSVISRHVVQDEVEEGKLFEARIKNFKIKRKFYITYSKERKHDAFIDNVVTFLLGLKL from the coding sequence ATGTTAAAAGATTTTGCAAAACTCTTGACCTTCTTAACGGTAGTAAAAGAAAAAAGTTTTTCAAAAGCATCCGCAAAGCTTGGGATTTCACAACCTGCTGTTACACAACAAATCAAATTTATCGAAGACTATCTCGATACTCGAATCGTAGAACGTAAAAAAAATGGGATCAAACTTACCAAAGAGGGTGAAGATCTTTATCGTATCGCTATAAAACTTGAAAAAGCGATTTTAACGAGTGAAAAAGATTTATTAAAAATCATCAATAAAGAGTTTACCTTTGTTGTTGGGGCTTCGTATGCAATCGGTAACTATGTATTACCAAACTATTTACAACAGCTTAAAGATAAGATCAACAATGAAGTACACATTCGTGTTGCTTTCTCAGAAGAGATTATTGACCAATTGTTGGATAAGAAAATCGATATTGCGTTGATTGAATCGCCGATATTTAAAGACGGATTGATTTATCGTGAGTGGGAAGAGGATGAGTTGGTGATTTTCTCTAATCAACCTATTCCAAAACAGCTTCGCAAAGAAGATCTTTATAAATTTGACTGGATTTGCCGTGATGAAAACTCACATACGCGTAAATTGACGGCAGAAGTGTTTGAAGAGATCGGTGTAGAGTGTTCCAGCTTTAGTGTTATCGGGGTAGTTGCAAGTTCTACCGCAATCAAAGAGACTATTTTACGTTCACCTAAAAATGGAGAGCGTCCGGTAGTATCGGTTATTTCGCGCCACGTTGTCCAAGATGAAGTGGAAGAGGGAAAACTGTTCGAAGCGAGAATCAAAAACTTTAAAATTAAACGTAAGTTCTATATTACCTACAGCAAAGAGCGCAAACATGATGCGTTTATCGATAATGTCGTAACATTTTTGTTAGGGTTGAAATTATAA
- a CDS encoding ATP-dependent helicase has translation MDKIFDGLNDAQRSAVEQIDGPLLILAGAGSGKTKTITSRLAYMLDTIGIPSSQTLTLTFTNKAAKEMRERAMGLITQNSYPPLLCTFHKFGLLFLKFHIHLLGRSNTFVVIDSDDKKKILKKINADLPTALIASEISRYKNSLIDPKEAYAQAELTNYKHIAKIYEEYQDYLQSNNLVDFDDLLCLTYKLLEENHELCTQTSDKYKYIMIDEYQDTNELQLRLLQKLCSTHNNLCVVGDDDQSIYGWRGAHVRNILEFDQDFEGTTVVKLEHNYRSTQSILTVANALIEHNRSRLGKTLIATKSGGEAVKVLNAHDESEESKKVAQEIRALIDKGVRANEIAVLYRINALSRSLEEGLNRAGVAYKLVGGLRFYDRAEVKDLISYLRVITNVHDNFSLKRIINKPKRGLGKATIEKLELSAMEAGKSMFEFIDTLSDSELEGLARKKSVGELRSFIRDIVELRAVADEAIYRFIDQLEERFKIKETLKGLPDEAEKIANVDEFYGLFRDFVKQNPDASLPEFLNDITLQSDQDQVEGESIYIMSIHASKGLEFEHLFVIGLEEGFLPLIGDGSDLEEERRLGYVAFTRAKSNLTLSSVNSRFYKGRRTELQKSRFINEAGLCEGSLKLEKNTAYKKGDLVRHKIFGAGRVEGVSKSGREFKLLINFGGNKRDILASFVEKL, from the coding sequence ATGGATAAAATTTTTGATGGTCTCAACGATGCGCAACGCTCCGCAGTAGAGCAAATCGACGGACCGCTACTCATATTAGCAGGGGCAGGAAGCGGTAAAACAAAGACCATCACTTCACGATTAGCCTATATGCTTGACACTATCGGAATCCCCTCTTCTCAAACCCTCACCCTCACCTTTACCAATAAAGCAGCTAAAGAGATGCGGGAGCGGGCAATGGGACTGATTACCCAAAACAGCTACCCTCCTCTTTTGTGTACCTTTCATAAATTTGGATTACTTTTTTTAAAATTTCATATTCATCTCCTCGGACGAAGTAATACCTTTGTCGTCATCGACAGTGATGATAAAAAGAAGATTCTCAAAAAAATTAATGCCGATTTACCCACTGCACTCATCGCCAGTGAGATATCACGCTACAAAAATTCTTTGATTGACCCAAAAGAGGCATATGCCCAAGCGGAACTCACCAACTACAAACATATCGCTAAAATCTATGAAGAGTATCAAGATTACCTGCAAAGTAATAATCTCGTCGATTTTGATGACCTTCTCTGTCTTACGTATAAACTATTAGAAGAGAACCATGAGTTATGCACTCAAACATCCGACAAATATAAATATATCATGATTGATGAGTATCAAGACACCAATGAACTGCAATTACGATTGCTTCAAAAGTTATGCTCTACCCATAATAATCTCTGTGTGGTCGGTGATGATGACCAAAGTATTTATGGATGGCGAGGGGCACATGTCCGTAATATTTTAGAGTTTGACCAAGATTTTGAAGGGACAACGGTTGTCAAACTCGAACACAATTACCGCTCCACCCAATCCATTCTCACCGTCGCCAATGCCCTCATCGAACATAACCGTTCACGATTAGGAAAAACCCTTATAGCGACCAAAAGTGGCGGAGAAGCAGTCAAAGTTCTTAATGCTCACGACGAGAGTGAAGAGTCCAAAAAGGTAGCTCAAGAGATACGGGCTCTAATTGATAAAGGGGTTCGCGCCAATGAAATCGCTGTATTGTATCGGATTAATGCCCTCAGCCGCTCTCTCGAAGAGGGATTAAACCGCGCAGGAGTTGCCTACAAACTCGTCGGCGGGCTTCGCTTCTATGATCGCGCCGAGGTCAAAGACCTCATCAGCTATCTACGGGTCATTACCAATGTCCACGATAATTTTTCGCTCAAACGAATCATCAACAAACCCAAGCGAGGTCTGGGAAAAGCAACCATCGAAAAGCTTGAGCTCTCTGCAATGGAAGCTGGAAAATCGATGTTTGAGTTTATCGATACCCTCAGTGATAGCGAACTCGAAGGATTAGCACGTAAAAAAAGTGTCGGGGAGCTTCGTAGCTTTATCCGTGATATCGTTGAACTGCGTGCTGTAGCGGATGAGGCAATCTACCGTTTTATTGACCAACTCGAAGAGCGTTTTAAAATCAAAGAGACACTCAAAGGGCTCCCCGATGAAGCTGAAAAAATCGCCAATGTCGATGAATTTTATGGACTCTTTCGTGATTTTGTCAAACAAAATCCTGATGCCTCTCTACCCGAATTTCTTAACGATATCACGTTGCAAAGCGACCAAGACCAAGTAGAAGGTGAAAGCATCTACATCATGAGCATTCACGCCTCCAAAGGGCTAGAGTTCGAGCATCTCTTTGTAATAGGATTGGAAGAGGGATTTTTACCTCTTATCGGTGATGGAAGCGATCTCGAAGAGGAACGACGGCTAGGTTACGTCGCCTTTACGAGAGCAAAAAGCAATCTTACCCTCAGTAGTGTCAACAGCCGTTTTTATAAAGGACGCCGTACGGAACTCCAAAAAAGCCGTTTTATCAATGAAGCGGGGTTGTGTGAAGGCTCACTCAAACTCGAAAAAAATACCGCCTATAAAAAAGGGGATTTGGTACGCCATAAAATCTTCGGTGCCGGACGGGTTGAAGGTGTCAGTAAATCGGGACGAGAATTTAAATTGCTTATCAATTTCGGCGGAAACAAACGGGATATTCTCGCATCTTTTGTGGAGAAACTCTGA